From one Anopheles cruzii chromosome 3, idAnoCruzAS_RS32_06, whole genome shotgun sequence genomic stretch:
- the LOC128272644 gene encoding glycogen synthase kinase-3 beta isoform X3, translating to MSGRPRTTSFAEGKDGSKVTTVVATPGQGPDRPQEVSYTDTKIIGNGSFGVVFQAKLCDTGELVAIKKVLQDKRFKNRELQIMRRLEHCNIVKLKYFFYSSGERKDEVYLNLVLEYIPETVYKVARHYAKNKQTIPINFIRLYMYQLFRSLAYIHSLGICHRDIKPQNLLLDPETAVLKLCDFGSAKQLLDGEPNVSYICSRYYRAPELIFGAINYTTKIDVWSAGCVLAELLLGQPIFPGDSGVDQLVEIIKVLGTPTREQIKEMNPNYTEFKFPQIKSHPWQKVFRTRTPPDAIALVSRLLEYTPGTRITPMQACAHPFFNELREGSKSLPNGRDFPPLFNFTEQELAIQPSLNLILRPRNPNDIAAKASSSGASMEGGSGGGSGNGGGVAGGSSSGAGGANSSTSSGGGGGGVGAGAGGASSNNDPINLPQQSCGGASGGGPDDMTTTAGGDSNACPPSAAAATSSMG from the exons GTAAGGACGGCTCCAAAGTGACAACGGTTGTAGCAACACCCGGACAAGGCCCCGACAGACCGCAGGAAGTGTCATACACAGATACTAAGATAATTGGCAATGGAAGCTTCGGCGTCGTCTTCCAGGCGAAACTCTGTGATACGGGCGAGCTAGTCGCCATCAAGAAGGTGTTACAGGACAAACGATTTAAG AACCGTGAACTACAGATTATGCGACGGCTAGAACACTGTAACATCGTTAAGCTAAAGTACTTCTTCTACTCCAGTGGCGAAAGG AAGGACGAAGTTTATCTGAACTTAGTGCTCGAATATATCCCAGAGACGGTTTACAAAGTCGCTCGTCACTATGCTAAGAACAAGCAAACGATACCAATCAACTTCATCCGA CTTTACATGTATCAATTATTCAGAAGTCTGGCTTACATTCACTCGCTGGGCATCTGCCACCGTGACATCAAACCACAGAACCTTCTGCTCGACCCGGAGACGGCCGTGCTGAAGCTGTGCGACTTTGGCAGCGCCAAGCAGCTGCTGGACGGCGAACCGAACGTGTCGTACATCTGCTCCAGATATTATCGGGCCCCGGAGTTGATATTCGGTGCGATTAACTACACCACCAAGATCG ATGTGTGGAGTGCGGGCTGCGTTCTagcggagctgctgctcggccaACCGATTTTCCCCGGTGACTCCGGCGTCGATCAGCTGGTCGAAATCATCAAGGTCCTCGGCACGCCGACACGGGAACAAATCAAAGAAATGAATCCCAACTACACGGAGTTCAAATTCCCGCAGATCAAGAGCCACCCGTGGCAAAAG GTGTTCCGGACGCGCACCCCACCGGATGCGATCGCTCTCGTGTCCCGGCTGCTCGAGTACACGCCGGGCACCAGGATCACCCCGATGCAAGCCTGCGCCCATCCGTTCTTCAACGAGCTGCGGGAAGGCAGCAAGAGCCTGCCGAACGGGCGCGACTTTCCACCACTGTTTAACTTCACAGAGCAAG AGCTTGCCATTCAGCCGAGCCTGAACCTGATCTTGAGGCCCAGAAACCCGAACGACATCGCGGCCAAGGCCTCGTCCAGCGGTGCCTCCATGGagggtggcagcggcggcggcagcggcaacggagGTGGTGTGGCAGGCGGCAGCTCGTcgggtgctggtggcgcgAACAGTAGTAccagcagtggcggcggcggtggcggcgtcggtgccggtgccggcggtgccaGCAGCAATAACGATCCGATCAACCTGCCGCAGCAGTCGTGTGGCGGTGCATCAGGCGGCGGCCCGGACGACATGACGACGACCGCGGGAGGCGACAGCAACGCATGCCCACCTTCGGCAGCTGCCGCCACCTCATCGATGGGTTAG
- the LOC128272644 gene encoding glycogen synthase kinase-3 beta isoform X2, whose amino-acid sequence MSGRPRTTSFAEGNKQPNCPVMGAMKIISKDGSKVTTVVATPGQGPDRPQEVSYTDTKIIGNGSFGVVFQAKLCDTGELVAIKKVLQDKRFKNRELQIMRRLEHCNIVKLKYFFYSSGERKDEVYLNLVLEYIPETVYKVARHYAKNKQTIPINFIRLYMYQLFRSLAYIHSLGICHRDIKPQNLLLDPETAVLKLCDFGSAKQLLDGEPNVSYICSRYYRAPELIFGAINYTTKIDVWSAGCVLAELLLGQPIFPGDSGVDQLVEIIKVLGTPTREQIKEMNPNYTEFKFPQIKSHPWQKVFRTRTPPDAIALVSRLLEYTPGTRITPMQACAHPFFNELREGSKSLPNGRDFPPLFNFTEQELAIQPSLNLILRPRNPNDIAAKASSSGASMEGGSGGGSGNGGGVAGGSSSGAGGANSSTSSGGGGGGVGAGAGGASSNNDPINLPQQSCGGASGGGPDDMTTTAGGDSNACPPSAAAATSSMG is encoded by the exons GTAAGGACGGCTCCAAAGTGACAACGGTTGTAGCAACACCCGGACAAGGCCCCGACAGACCGCAGGAAGTGTCATACACAGATACTAAGATAATTGGCAATGGAAGCTTCGGCGTCGTCTTCCAGGCGAAACTCTGTGATACGGGCGAGCTAGTCGCCATCAAGAAGGTGTTACAGGACAAACGATTTAAG AACCGTGAACTACAGATTATGCGACGGCTAGAACACTGTAACATCGTTAAGCTAAAGTACTTCTTCTACTCCAGTGGCGAAAGG AAGGACGAAGTTTATCTGAACTTAGTGCTCGAATATATCCCAGAGACGGTTTACAAAGTCGCTCGTCACTATGCTAAGAACAAGCAAACGATACCAATCAACTTCATCCGA CTTTACATGTATCAATTATTCAGAAGTCTGGCTTACATTCACTCGCTGGGCATCTGCCACCGTGACATCAAACCACAGAACCTTCTGCTCGACCCGGAGACGGCCGTGCTGAAGCTGTGCGACTTTGGCAGCGCCAAGCAGCTGCTGGACGGCGAACCGAACGTGTCGTACATCTGCTCCAGATATTATCGGGCCCCGGAGTTGATATTCGGTGCGATTAACTACACCACCAAGATCG ATGTGTGGAGTGCGGGCTGCGTTCTagcggagctgctgctcggccaACCGATTTTCCCCGGTGACTCCGGCGTCGATCAGCTGGTCGAAATCATCAAGGTCCTCGGCACGCCGACACGGGAACAAATCAAAGAAATGAATCCCAACTACACGGAGTTCAAATTCCCGCAGATCAAGAGCCACCCGTGGCAAAAG GTGTTCCGGACGCGCACCCCACCGGATGCGATCGCTCTCGTGTCCCGGCTGCTCGAGTACACGCCGGGCACCAGGATCACCCCGATGCAAGCCTGCGCCCATCCGTTCTTCAACGAGCTGCGGGAAGGCAGCAAGAGCCTGCCGAACGGGCGCGACTTTCCACCACTGTTTAACTTCACAGAGCAAG AGCTTGCCATTCAGCCGAGCCTGAACCTGATCTTGAGGCCCAGAAACCCGAACGACATCGCGGCCAAGGCCTCGTCCAGCGGTGCCTCCATGGagggtggcagcggcggcggcagcggcaacggagGTGGTGTGGCAGGCGGCAGCTCGTcgggtgctggtggcgcgAACAGTAGTAccagcagtggcggcggcggtggcggcgtcggtgccggtgccggcggtgccaGCAGCAATAACGATCCGATCAACCTGCCGCAGCAGTCGTGTGGCGGTGCATCAGGCGGCGGCCCGGACGACATGACGACGACCGCGGGAGGCGACAGCAACGCATGCCCACCTTCGGCAGCTGCCGCCACCTCATCGATGGGTTAG
- the LOC128270182 gene encoding PAX-interacting protein 1: MSIDPASVFSNLENLQLKSDLFRNVKCFVTGTLDPKISKLLEDGGVSLSRFMDFSTHVVCGLNYDENDITEAAELYDIPTVTEAWVVASVHLGRLASTKAYFPLKTGIFCGLRFAVTQLDSRDLRRLYAVLTFHGGTFSVRLDRNTTHLVCGSPRGAAYSKAVACGTGVQIVTPDWVADCLKSTSLKPVAVYHPRLLLEQVFLKQGATAKAPTEKQPLNSILGFDFEEGIAKTEVPTHGSGRKEEPKPRLIGQQGAESTTGSTKQSGQVFSTASRYTRPQQQQQQQQQQGPQHTHRLRGPAPQTLNTQQQNQQQLQKALQAQQQQQLQQQQMTMNSTNNNILQQSLQHPTATVQPQQQPLQQTQINFQQSASQSGTIIQQIIQSPLQNTPQTQGPHQQQLPQQQQQTPQQQGKQNIQVVYKSGPNQQQQGQLQVQQQQQYNQTAVTTVATGIDGQQQPKQILRQITINQNQLQPGQQMMQGQMQQQMQSQAAGQQTIQVSQSQPMQQQIIQMVQRIVQQQVFPGQNIVIVNQSTNQQQIISGPGAQPMNPQQRLQYMQQQQKQQLQQQHQQIVVSSSGPMSTAASQQQQQQQIIQQRTVVAAQDNGQSVMLQQRAQLQQQMQGQPQPQQQQQLLIQQGQQQPMQQQIIQTSAGGQQQTIVVQQQPGTMMQQGTMVQQQIISTSHQPSQQQQQQQQLIINQQQIIQQPMVSNQMQQHPSQQQMLQQTIGATGPMMQQGGQPIMQQQILGPNGAPQQQLMAGGNGGEQMIQAGLGGNEMMLPQQQQQQQPQTPTQQPPGTPQPWAPQSPLQQPGTPFQAQQSPQQMQQSPQQMQQSPVQQQQQGAGMLPSGTTIVQQTIVQSPQGHPQAVPGQPGVPGQPQFIRTTLRPQGPRQLIQLDPQARAELMKLDPAGQQEFISRLQAKHNHMQRQQAAFQARPGHPGAHPGARQQIVIRSPMPPGMNQQQQVRWLHHQQQQQQQQNARQVVVRPVAPGLSPITQQTIGTGPPGTPYPIDPNASAQQQRMQQHRLLQMQLQRDQVQKNQQQQQQQQQQPGAPQMGGQMISPRTPGGGFPSEVVVGADGSTMVVQQQTLVGASGQPTAGPVPQSPQDPAGGSLQAHQQQQQMQSKTKTALANMLSNRLGNGGTVPGGPVGSSGTLVDGPGPGAEPSAAGTLRLMTAQHNAALQQTLGRSPQDILALQQQQQACQQQQQQQQQQQQQIQQHLLHPQQQQQQQQQLQQQVVRRTLGNITNSGVVQSPLGPGGAGPVVNQIIQSSGAGVIPVPVPGAAGPVMIQNTVAVAAAAMKGGGPAQFSPGRAPLHRPQYYGHNPNLKLHPELFLLGCTFYIIEYDETHSAAEIEEWKMIIKKHGGEIESYYGPKVTHVLCRTQRHGVVMQAIRDAKRCITTYWLNDIIVKRQLQPPWQALHLPTPAIFGTQKPATKHNMSITGFEGEERVRIKQMIEESGARMTPYFSKSNTVLLCRQIDNPKYKFAKEWNVPAVNTIWLSDILLGNLNAMQQCEAPKYQQFNLTCHFRVDYNLVMHLMTAWKSPINLTQESHERVKRTLSELPPPATGVKKPRTLPLMEPVPAEIVCQRQPASDAVPSVLFSQIDNTEGLTRAVIALGGKVVTGATEATHLVMTRVARTVKLILALATVRHLLSSKWLSDSATAGYFLPIEAYKLDVAELNEQFKSDLHQVLDTPARTKLFEGKVFFVTPQVKPSCKDVRQMIELGGGTVEKNPRTIKRIRETNAEKAGSYVIVSCPEDRIIIQPFIQKGKHAVCQICTTEYVMQSIMQQRLSIEPHIIKWELGS, translated from the exons ATGAGCATCGATCCGGCATCGGTCTTCAGCAATTTGGAGAACCTTCAGCTGAAGAGCGATTTGTTTCGAAATGTGAAATGCTTCGTGACGGGCACCCTAGACCCAAAG ATAAGTAAACTGTTGGAAGATGGCGGTGTGTCGCTGTCGAGGTTTATGGACTTTAGCACGCACGTCGTGTGCGGCCTCAACTACGACGAAAACGATATAACAGAGGCAGCGGAACTATACGATATTCCGACCGTGACGGAGGCGTGGGTAGTAGCGTCGGTGCACCTCGGGCGGCTGGCCTCGACGAAGGCGTACTTTCCGCTGAAGACGGGCATTTTTTGCGGTCTGCGATTCGCCGTCACCCAGCTCGACAGTCGCGATCTGCGAAGACTCTACGCCGTTCTCACGTTCCACGGCGGAACATTCAGTGTTCGGCTCGACCGCAACACGACGCACCTGGTCTGTGGCAGCCCACGAGGAGCCGCCTATAGCAAGGCAGTTGCGTGCGGTACGGGCGTTCAGATAGTGACCCCCGACTGGGTAGCGGACTGCCTTAAGTCGACCAGCTTGAAACCGGTCGCAGTGTACCATCCGCGGTTACTGCTCGAGCAAGTATTCCTCAAGCAAGGCGCCACGGCCAAAGCTCCGACAGAAAAGCAACCCTTGAACAGCATTTTAGGGTTTGATTTTGAAGAAGGCATCGCCAAGACGGAGGTACCCACGCACGGTAGCGGCAGAAAGGAAGAGCCCAAACCGAGGCTGATTGGCCAACAAGGAGCGGAAAGTACTACCGGAAGTACGAAGCAAAGCGGCCAGGTGTTCTCCACCGCTTCGCGCTACACgagaccgcagcagcagcagcagcaacaacaacaacaaggacCACAGCATACACACAGACTACGAGGACCGGCTCCGCAAACTCTCAacacacagcaacaaaacCAGCAACAGTTGCAAAAAGCTCTGCAAgctcaacaacagcaacaattgcagcagcagcaaatgacAATGAATTCGACAAATAACAATATTTTGCAGCAATCGCTGCAACATCCTACCGCGACCGTGCAACCTCAGCAACAACCGTTGCAACAGACACAAATTAACTTCCAGCAATCTGCGTCCCAGAGCGGCACCATTATTCAGCAAATCATACAATCCCCACTGCAAAATACTCCTCAAACGCAGGGaccgcatcagcagcagctaccgcagcaacagcaacaaacgcCCCAGCAGCAGGGAAAGCAAAATATACAGGTTGTCTACAAAAGTGGCCCtaatcaacagcagcaaggGCAGCTGCAagtgcagcaacagcaacagtatAATCAAACTGCGGTCACCACGGTCGCAACCGGCATCGAtgggcagcagcaaccgaagcAGATCCTTCGCCAAATAACGATCAATCAGAACCAACTCCAACCGGGACAGCAGATGATGCAGGGCcaaatgcagcagcagatgcaaTCCCAGGCAGCTGGACAACAAACTATCCAAGTGTCCCAATCGCAACcgatgcagcagcaaattATTCAG ATGGTCCAGCGAATTGTGCAGCAGCAAGTCTTTCCGGGGCAGAACATAGTGATCGTTAATCAGTCGACAAACCAACAGCAGATCATTTCGGGCCCAGGCGCGCAGCCAATGAACCCTCAGCAGCGCTTACAGTAcatgcaacagcagcaaaagcagcaattgcagcagcaacatcaacagatTGTAGTCAGCAGTTCTGGGCCAATGTCTACCGCtgcctcgcagcagcagcagcagcagcaaataaTACAGCAGCGCACCGTTGTCGCGGCCCAGGATAACGGGCAGAGCGTGATGCTTCAACAAAGGGCGCAATTACAGCAACAAATGCAGGGCCAaccgcagccgcaacagcagcagcaactgctaATTCAGCAAGGACAGCAACAACCGATGCAGCAGCAAATCATACAAAcatcggccggtggccaacaacaaacgatcgtcgtgcagcagcaacctgGCACGATGATGCAGCAAGGCACAATGGTACAACAGCAAATTATTTCAACATCTCACCAACCatctcagcaacagcagcagcagcaacagttgaTCATAAATCAGCAACAAATCATACAACAACCGATGGTGTCGAACCAGATGCAGCAACACCCTTCACAGCAACAGATGCTCCAGCAAACGATCGGCGCGACGGGACCGATGATGCAACAGGGAGGTCAACCGATCATGCAGCAGCAAATACTGGGTCCGAATGGTGCTCCGCAGCAACAACTGATGGCCGGCGGTAATGGGGGCGAACAAATGATTCAAGCCGGTCTTGGAGGAAACGAAATGATGCtacctcagcagcagcagcagcagcaaccgcaaacGCCTACCCAGCAACCGCCGGGCACCCCGCAACCTTGGGCACCACAGAGTCCCCTCCAGCAGCCGGGAACGCCGTTCCAGGCGCAACAATCGCCCCAGCAAATGCAACAATCTCCGCAACAGATGCAACAGTctccggtgcagcagcagcagcagggcgccGGGATGCTTCCGTCCGGGACAACCATtgtgcagcaaacgatcgtgCAATCACCGCAGGGCCACCCGCAAGCCGTTCCAGGCCAGCCGGGTGTTCCCGGCCAGCCACAGTTCATTCGGACGACGTTGCGCCCGCAGGGGCCACGGCAACTAATTCAGCTCGATCCGCAGGCCCGTGCCGAGCTGATGAAGCTTGATCCGGCCGGACAGCAGGAGTTCATAAGCCGGTTGCAGGCCAAGCACAATCACATGCAAAGGCAGCAGGCCGCATTTCAGGCGCGCCCCGGTCATCCTGGAGCTCACCCAGGGGCTCGCCAGCAGATCGTCATCCGGAGTCCGATGCCACCGGGGAtgaatcagcagcagcaggtccgcTGGCtacaccatcagcagcaacagcagcaacaacaaaacgccCGGCAGGTTGTTGTTCGACCGGTAGCCCCCGGGCTGAGTCCGATCACGCAGCAAACGATTGGAACTGGCCCGCCCGGAACGCCGTATCCGATTGATCCGAATGCTTCCGCCCAGCAACAACGGATGCAGCAACACCGTCTGCTGCAgatgcagctgcagcgcgATCAGGTTCAGAaaaaccaacagcagcagcagcagcagcaacagcaaccgggAGCACCGCAAATGGGCGGTCAGATGATTTCTCCACGCACTCCTGGAGGTGGCTTCCCGTCGGAAGTGGTCGTCGGTGCCGATGGAAGTACGATGGTGGTTCAGCAGCAAACCCTCGTCGGTGCCTCTGGTCAACCTacggccgggccggtgccACAATCGCCGCAAGACCCCGCCGGAGGCTCACTGCAAgctcatcagcagcagcaacagatgcaaagcaaaacgaaaaccgcTTTGGCCAACATGTTAAGCAATCGACTGGGAAACGGGGGCACGGTTCCGGGTGGGCCTGTCGGCTCTAGTGGCACTTTGGTCGAtggtcccggacccggagcggaaccatcggccgccggaacACTGCGTCTGATGACGGCCCAACACAATGCTGCCCTACAGCAAACGTTGGGCCGATCGCCGCAGGACATTCTGGCgcttcaacagcaacagcaagcctgtcaacagcagcagcagcagcaacaacagcaacagcagcaaattCAGCAACACCTTTTGCATcctcaacagcagcagcagcagcaacaacaattgcagcagcaggttgtCCGCCGCACCCTGGGCAACATTACCAACAGTGGCGTGGTGCAATCGCCGCTAGGCCCCGGTGGAGCAGGTCCGGTGGTCAATCAGATCATTCAATCGTCCGGTGCCGGGGtcattccggtgccggtgcccggtgccgctGGCCCGGTGATGATACAAAACACGGTCGCCGTTGCGGCCGCCGCGATGAAGGGTGGCGGTCCGGCACAGTTCAGTCCCGGGCGGGCACCGCTGCATCGGCCGCAGTACTATGGGCACAATCCGAACCTGAAGCTGCACCCGGAGCTGTTCCTGCTCGGGTGCACCTTCTACATCATCGAGTACGACGAAACGCACAGTGCGGCCGAGATCGAGGAGTGGAAGATGATCATCAAGAAGCATGGCGGCGAGATCGAGTCGTACTATGGGCCGAAGGTGACGCACGTGCTGTGCCGTACGCAGCGGCACGGCGTCGTAATGCAGGCCATTCGCGACGCAAAGCGCTGCATCACCACCTACTGGCTGAACGACATCATCGTGAAGCGCCAGCTGCAGCCCCCGTGGCAGGCGCTCCACCTGCCGACGCCCGCCATCTTCGGCACGCAGAAGCCGGCCACCAAGCACAACATGTCGATCACCGGGTTCGAGGGCGAGGAGCGCGTCCGTATCAAGCAGATGATCGAGGAGTCGGGCGCACGCATGACGCCGTACTTCTCCAAGTCCAACACCGTGCTGCTGTGCCGGCAGATTGACAATCCGAAGTACAAGTTCGCGAAGGAGTGGAACGTTCCGGCGGTCAATACGATCTGGCTGAGCGACATCCTGCTCGGCAACCTGAACGCGATGCAGCAGTGCGAGGCGCCCAAGTACCAGCAGTTTAACCTGACCTGCCACTTTCGGGTCGACTACAACCTAGTGATGCACCTAATGA CTGCCTGGAAATCTCCGATTAACTTAACTCAGGAATCGCACGAACGGGTCAAACGGACGCTCAGTGAGCTTCCGCCTCCGGCGACGGGCGTTAAGAAGCCCCGCACGCTCCCATTGATGGAGCCCGTTCCGGCGGAAATCGTCTGTCAACGTCAGCCGGCTAGCGAtgccgtgccgagtgtgcTCTTCTCACAGATCGACAACACCGAGGGCCTTACCCGAGCCGTAAT AGCGCTCGGGGGTAAGGTGGTGACTGGGGCAACCGAGGCCACGCATCTCGTGATGACGCGCGTTGCCCGGACGGTGAAGCTAATTCTAGCCCTCGCGACCGTGCGCCACCTGCTGAGCAGCAAGTGGTTGTCCGACAGTGCGACGGCCGGCTACTTTCTGCCGATCGAAGCGTACAAGCTGGACGTGGCCGAACTGAACGAACAGTTCAAGTCCGATCTGCACCAGGTGCTCGACACGCCGGCACGCACCAAACTGTTCGAGGGCAAAGTGTTTTTCGTTACGCCACAGGTGAAGCCGTCCTGCAAGGACGTCCGGCAGATGATCGAGCTCGGCGGCGGTACGGTCGAGAAGAACCCGCGCACGATCAAGCGCATCCGGGAGACGAACGCGGAGAAGGCGGGCAGCTACGTGATCGTCAGCTGCCCGGAGGATCGCATCATCATTCAGCCGTTCATACAGAAGGGCAAGCACGCGGTCTGCCAGATCTGCACCACCGAGTACGTGATGCAGTCGATCATGCAGCAGCGGCTATCGATCGAGCCGCACATCATCAAGTGGGAGCTCGGGTCCTAG
- the LOC128273669 gene encoding serine protease gd-like, producing MMSHRVRSAVLLLAVLLGSAECGSVGSTALPASPCPSIFRYAADSIKQQIYGVVDTRQQQVDKTGTLELHLSIAGELLSKYVGSIEAIEDNAQITEQFSKGRGVSYRINFPLQEPLPKLTKLVFNGRELCTGPGDRGSFVSSVTLRHFLRSDTCKDKCEPSKLLPPNPAPFVPPNPAPLVPPSSQRPETTVAPIAAGPGPRPTAKADGPTETGTVPTIQHEYQRTIERKEETTNPHGNGSSVKYIREEITYRKQVITPDGTGSLQPDELKLPSFVSGAGFQ from the exons ATGATGAGCCACCGTGTCCGATCGGCCGTGCTTCTGTTGGCAGTTCTGCTCGGCAGTGCGGAGTGTGGTTCGGTCGGTAGTACTGCGCTGCCAGCGTCACCGTGCCCGAGCATCTTCAGATACGCCGCGGATAGTATCAAGCAACAGATCTACGGTGTCGTGGACACGCGACAACAACAGGTGGATAAGACCGGCACCCTTGAGTTGCATCTCTCGATCGCCGGGGAACTACTGTCG AAATACGTCGGATCCATCGAGGCCATCGAAGACAATGCGCAGATTACGGAGCAGTTCAGCAAGGGACGCGGAGTATCGTATCGGATCAACTTCCCGCTCCAGGAGCCGCTACCGAAGCTCACGAAGCTTGTATTTAACGGGCGCGAACTGtgcaccggccccggcgacCGTGGATCCTTCGTCAGCTCGGTGACGCTGCGGCACTTCCTGCGGTCCGATACGTGCAAGGATAAGTGTGAACCCAGCAAGCTACTGCCACCGAACCCGGCACCTTTCGTGCCACCGAACCCTGCACCGCTCGTGCCACCGAGCTCGCAGCGACCGGAAACAACCGTCGCTCCGATTGCCGCTGGACCCGGCCCGAGACCCACGGCAAAGGCAGACGGGCCAACGGAGACGGGCACCGTCCCGACTATCCAGCACGAGTACCAGCGGACGATCGAGCGTAAGGAGGAAACGACAAACCCGCACGGGAACGGCTCCTCGGTGAAGTACATCCGAGAGGAGATCACCTACCGCAAACAGGTCATCACaccggacggaaccggaagcctgCAGCCGGACGAACTGAAGCTGCCTTCGTTCGTCAGCGGCGCGGGCTTCCAGTAG